A window from Anser cygnoides isolate HZ-2024a breed goose chromosome 1, Taihu_goose_T2T_genome, whole genome shotgun sequence encodes these proteins:
- the LOC106048552 gene encoding olfactory receptor 51E2-like, with protein sequence MPYPNSSDLSPSSFILASIPGLEAAHFWVAIPLCSVYIMAVAGNCAVLFIVKTEPSLHVPMYFFLCMLAAIDLALSTSTVPRVLAFYWFNTREISFSACLIQMFFIHTLSAIESTILLAMAVDRYVAICHPLRHAAILTNATTVKIGLAAMARGVVFFLPLPLLLLPLPFCSSRVLSHSFCLHQDVMNLACANTTPSVVYGLTAILLVMGLDALLICLSYLLILKSVLRLASWRERLKVFSTCIAHICVVLAFYVPLIGLSVVHRFGKDLAPLVHIIMGNMYILVPAMLNPIIYGVRTKQIQRRILNLIHIYNNRTA encoded by the coding sequence ATGCCCTACCCCAACAGCTCTGACCTCAGCCCATCCTCCTTCATCTTGGCCAGCATcccagggctggaggctgcccATTTCTGGGTGGCGATCCCTCTGTGCTCCGTGTACATCATGGCTGTAGCAGGCAACTGTGCAGTGCTGTTCATCGTGAAGACGGAGCCCAGCCTGCATGTTCCCatgtatttcttcctctgtatgCTGGCTGCCATCGACCTGGCCTTGTCCACATCCACAGTGCCACGTGTCCTTGCCTTCTACTGGTTCAACACCAGGGAGATCAGCTTCAGTGCCTGCCTCATCCAGATGTTCTTCATACACACCCTCTCGGCCATTGAGTCCACCATCCTCCTGGCCATGGCTGTGGACCGGTATGTGGCAATCTGCCACCCACTGAGACATGCTGCCATCCTCACCAATGCCACAACAGTGAAAATAGGGCTGGCAGCCATGGCCAGAGGAGTCGTCTTCTTCTTGCCCTTGCCtttgctcctcctgccccttcccttctgcagctCGCGGGTGCTGTCACACTCTTTCTGCCTGCACCAGGACGTGATGAACCTGGCCTGCGCCAACACTACCCCCAGTGTGGTGTATGGCCTCACCGCCATCCTGCTGGTCATGGGATTGGATGCCCTCCTCATCTGCCTCTCCTACCTCCTGATCCTCAAGTCTGTCTTGCGGTTGGCTTCATGGAGGGAGAGGCTCAAGGTGTTCAGCACCTGCATTGCCCATATCTGTGTGGTCCTGGCCTTCTACGTGCCGCTGATCGGGCTGTCTGTGGTGCACAGGTTTGGGAAGGACCTGGCTCCACTCGTCCATATCATCATGGGGAACATGTACATCCTGGTGCCTGCCATGCTCAACCCCATCATCTATGGGGTGAGGACCAAACAGATACAAAGGAGGATCCTGAATTTAATTCACATCTACAACAATAGAACTGCCTAG